One Paraburkholderia caffeinilytica DNA segment encodes these proteins:
- a CDS encoding cytochrome c, with translation MNRSMNVRRALLLLGAAVVLSACGKHDDSAAAMQAAAASGPQSTAADPLARGRYLVKAADCAACHTTSDGAPFAGGVKLASPFGTFYGTNITPDKDHGIGNWSANDLYKALHDGVAPTKQLYPAMPYTSYRQLSRADSDAIYAYLMAQKPAAVANHEPELSFPFNMRFGVRFWNWMFLTDALPDASKGQSSAGTSIVASADWNRGRYLVSALGHCAECHTPRGKFGQLDGAKPLTGAALGRIAAPDITPQGLAARGWTAADLQMFFATGIAPQGSAFGEMYPVVHLSSQSMTHDDLRAMSAYLLGDKAPAPQPLQSVSADTAQLEAGRNVYLAVCAGCHGLGGEGKPHVAVPMHGNSTVRQSDAHNLIVAMLDGIGAQDFPGLERMQEMPGFATQLSDTELAQLANYLRATHGGQPADVTADAVQALR, from the coding sequence ATGAACCGCTCGATGAATGTGCGTCGCGCGCTGCTGTTGCTCGGCGCGGCTGTTGTGCTGAGCGCCTGCGGCAAACACGACGACTCCGCTGCCGCGATGCAGGCCGCCGCCGCATCAGGTCCGCAATCCACCGCGGCCGATCCGCTCGCACGCGGCCGTTACCTTGTCAAAGCCGCCGACTGCGCCGCCTGCCACACCACCTCCGACGGCGCACCGTTTGCCGGCGGCGTGAAGCTGGCCTCGCCGTTCGGCACTTTCTACGGCACCAACATCACGCCGGACAAGGACCACGGCATCGGCAACTGGAGCGCGAACGATCTCTACAAGGCGCTGCACGACGGCGTCGCGCCGACGAAGCAGTTGTATCCGGCCATGCCGTACACCTCCTATCGCCAGCTCTCGCGCGCGGATAGCGACGCGATCTACGCATACCTGATGGCGCAGAAGCCGGCAGCCGTGGCGAACCACGAACCTGAGCTGTCGTTCCCGTTCAACATGCGTTTTGGCGTGCGTTTCTGGAACTGGATGTTCCTGACGGACGCGTTGCCGGACGCATCGAAGGGGCAATCTTCGGCGGGGACTTCCATCGTGGCCTCCGCGGACTGGAATCGCGGGCGCTATCTCGTGAGCGCGCTCGGCCATTGCGCCGAATGCCATACGCCGCGTGGCAAGTTCGGCCAGCTTGACGGTGCGAAGCCATTGACGGGCGCGGCGCTCGGCCGGATCGCCGCACCGGACATCACGCCACAGGGTTTGGCAGCGCGCGGCTGGACGGCTGCGGACCTGCAGATGTTTTTCGCCACCGGCATCGCGCCGCAAGGCTCGGCTTTCGGCGAGATGTATCCGGTCGTGCATCTGAGCAGTCAGTCCATGACGCATGACGATTTGCGCGCGATGTCGGCGTATCTGCTCGGCGACAAGGCACCGGCGCCGCAACCGTTGCAATCGGTCTCCGCCGATACCGCGCAACTCGAGGCGGGGCGCAATGTGTATCTCGCAGTGTGCGCCGGCTGTCACGGCCTCGGCGGCGAGGGCAAGCCGCACGTCGCGGTGCCGATGCATGGCAACTCGACAGTGCGTCAAAGCGATGCGCACAACCTGATCGTGGCGATGCTCGACGGCATCGGCGCACAGGATTTTCCGGGTCTCGAGCGAATGCAGGAGATGCCGGGCTTCGCCACGCAACTCAGCGACACGGAACTCGCGCAGCTCGCGAACTATCTGCGAGCGACGCATGGCGGCCAGCCCGCCGACGTGACCGCCGATGCGGTGCAAGCCTTGCGGTGA
- a CDS encoding (2Fe-2S)-binding protein, with amino-acid sequence MTAPTQTSAVAASAAVASGTVSGASAAGATTATSGPTGAAVAHTASGASGASGASGASGASASAPTATAVERPLTHFRTLPVSVKVNGEIVGPTDVPAGLMMIDFLHEYLHLTGSRLGCGQGICHACVVIVDKPDGTSEEVRTCITGANFFHGKTIRTIEGHAKRNEAGEVVELSPVQQKFLEHFSFQCGYCTPGFVNAATVLIERLKRQPVARGEVEHTITEALNDHICRCTGYVRYYEAVKDVVMTTPGLVKDAPKEVLQGSAA; translated from the coding sequence ATGACGGCCCCCACTCAAACTTCCGCTGTTGCCGCGAGCGCCGCCGTTGCCTCGGGTACTGTTTCCGGCGCCTCTGCTGCCGGCGCAACTACTGCGACCTCTGGTCCTACGGGCGCTGCTGTCGCTCATACTGCTTCCGGTGCTTCCGGTGCTTCCGGTGCTTCCGGTGCTTCCGGTGCATCGGCCAGCGCCCCAACCGCAACCGCGGTCGAGCGTCCGTTGACGCATTTCCGTACGCTGCCGGTGTCGGTCAAGGTGAACGGCGAGATCGTCGGCCCGACCGACGTGCCTGCCGGTCTGATGATGATCGACTTTCTGCACGAGTATCTGCATCTGACCGGCTCGCGACTAGGCTGCGGTCAGGGCATCTGCCACGCGTGCGTCGTGATCGTCGACAAGCCGGACGGCACCAGCGAAGAAGTGCGCACCTGCATCACGGGCGCGAATTTCTTCCACGGCAAAACCATTCGCACGATCGAAGGCCACGCAAAGCGCAATGAAGCAGGCGAGGTCGTCGAACTGTCGCCGGTCCAGCAGAAGTTTCTCGAGCACTTCAGTTTTCAGTGCGGCTACTGTACGCCCGGTTTCGTCAATGCGGCGACGGTGCTGATCGAACGTCTGAAACGTCAGCCGGTCGCCAGAGGCGAGGTCGAGCACACCATCACCGAGGCGCTGAACGACCATATCTGCCGTTGCACGGGCTACGTGCGCTACTACGAAGCCGTGAAGGACGTCGTGATGACGACGCCTGGCCTCGTAAAGGACGCCCCGAAGGAAGTGCTCCAGGGGAGCGCCGCGTGA
- a CDS encoding xanthine dehydrogenase family protein molybdopterin-binding subunit codes for MGKLDLSRRSFLKASVLAGVSVYIAPMGSRAFAALFEEKILTPVQWDAANGQAKFRIDGIAKVTGSKVFARDIRAADMPHWPQQQSHAFILRTTQADRSYEGFDLALLGDELRPDRVVTAADLTRDGLVFPAFYGADMLLPPGKTPAYLGQAVAILIYHDFARFRFAKDKLKFQDQIIRYGAQTGPLERDPWGTFRFVRVGGKTPYDDDIFSSLKDAPVFPSMMRKHQPVWPDGVEHGKLDEQGMFHAGQIQQELDHPSADWLVMEREYSTQSIDTAALEPDNANCWYDAATQSLHMVVPTQAPSEVADSAAGMVAKCAFPVKNLFIHPCYTVGYGSKDHFNVPFYGLVCAMNADGRPVRLANDRYEQFQTSLKRHAFRMNYRIAVDRNTGLMQSFKAAMEADGGGRCNFSPSVAMVGATAAQSIYYFPKNDLSAVAIASRAVDAGSARGYGTLQSMAATEMMVDEIAAQLNLDPIDFRLKNALRSGMKNTQGAVPAGAIRVDDVLQKAKVHPLWVNRAKRKAEFEAAHPGKRYGVGFACVQKDFGTGAETSFAKVEFSADGKIGLQHTAAEIGTGMSTSQAIAVAKWLGKPATDVHVAITDWPDLPVVTSGDPYMMSQADQDKLAANPRWSPGYASPSSATNSAFYFTHSTREAARVVFAHGLWPAAMAIWSQGGGGGQAAPLVVRMEDARWVDGKLSAAGLEALSFEQLAKKAHELGLVTGATVHVFNRWQWTESDFEIDGNVERLPLDGLALRYGDNASADKKKLQTTPNHYRVLDRQRVFIPPVQRNNAAVTYYSAVGTLVELSVHEASGEVDLLAHHSIMECGNQLSPQLVSGQLQGGLAMGIGHALHEYLPLYEDGPGNGTWNFNRYRLPRATDVAVWTQTGEVLPPLTETDPPKGIAEVVMIPVVGAIVNGIAHAIGHRFTHLPVTPQRIQEVLA; via the coding sequence ATGGGGAAACTCGACCTTTCGCGTCGCAGTTTTCTGAAGGCCAGCGTATTGGCGGGTGTGTCGGTGTATATCGCGCCGATGGGCAGCCGCGCATTCGCTGCGTTGTTCGAAGAGAAAATCCTGACGCCGGTTCAGTGGGACGCGGCCAACGGCCAGGCGAAATTCCGCATCGACGGGATTGCCAAAGTGACCGGCTCGAAAGTGTTCGCGCGCGACATTCGCGCCGCCGACATGCCGCACTGGCCGCAGCAGCAGTCGCACGCCTTCATCCTGCGCACGACGCAAGCCGACCGCAGCTACGAAGGTTTCGACCTGGCGCTGCTCGGCGACGAACTGAGGCCCGACCGTGTCGTCACGGCAGCCGATCTGACGCGCGACGGCCTGGTCTTCCCGGCCTTCTACGGCGCCGACATGCTGCTGCCGCCTGGCAAGACGCCCGCGTATCTCGGCCAGGCGGTCGCGATCCTGATCTATCACGACTTCGCGCGCTTCCGCTTCGCTAAAGACAAGCTCAAGTTCCAGGATCAGATCATCCGTTATGGTGCACAAACTGGGCCGCTAGAGCGCGATCCGTGGGGCACGTTCCGCTTCGTGCGCGTCGGCGGCAAGACGCCGTATGACGACGACATCTTCTCCAGCCTGAAAGACGCGCCGGTGTTCCCGAGCATGATGCGCAAGCATCAGCCGGTGTGGCCGGATGGCGTCGAACACGGCAAGCTCGACGAGCAGGGCATGTTCCACGCCGGCCAGATCCAGCAGGAGCTGGACCATCCGTCGGCGGACTGGCTCGTCATGGAGCGCGAGTACAGCACGCAGTCGATCGACACGGCCGCGCTCGAACCCGACAACGCGAACTGCTGGTACGACGCGGCGACGCAATCGCTGCATATGGTCGTGCCGACCCAGGCGCCGTCCGAAGTTGCCGACAGCGCCGCCGGCATGGTCGCGAAGTGCGCGTTCCCGGTGAAGAATCTGTTCATTCACCCGTGTTACACGGTGGGCTACGGTTCGAAGGACCACTTCAATGTGCCGTTCTACGGCCTCGTCTGCGCGATGAATGCGGATGGCCGCCCCGTGCGTCTTGCGAACGATCGCTACGAGCAGTTCCAGACGTCGCTGAAACGCCATGCGTTCAGGATGAACTACCGGATCGCCGTCGACAGGAACACCGGTCTGATGCAATCGTTCAAGGCCGCGATGGAAGCGGACGGTGGCGGTCGCTGCAACTTCTCGCCGTCGGTGGCGATGGTCGGCGCGACGGCCGCGCAATCGATTTACTACTTCCCGAAGAACGATCTTTCGGCGGTGGCGATCGCCTCGCGTGCGGTCGACGCCGGTTCCGCACGCGGCTACGGCACGCTGCAGAGCATGGCCGCGACCGAGATGATGGTCGACGAAATCGCCGCACAACTGAATCTCGATCCGATCGACTTCCGACTCAAAAACGCGCTGCGTTCGGGCATGAAGAACACGCAGGGCGCGGTGCCCGCGGGCGCGATTCGTGTCGACGACGTGTTGCAGAAAGCGAAGGTGCATCCGCTATGGGTGAATCGCGCGAAGCGTAAAGCCGAGTTCGAAGCCGCGCATCCAGGCAAGCGCTATGGCGTCGGTTTTGCGTGTGTGCAGAAGGACTTCGGCACGGGGGCGGAAACCTCGTTTGCAAAGGTCGAGTTCAGCGCCGACGGCAAGATCGGCTTGCAACACACGGCGGCCGAGATCGGCACCGGCATGTCGACCTCGCAGGCGATCGCGGTCGCGAAGTGGCTTGGCAAGCCGGCCACCGACGTGCATGTCGCGATCACCGATTGGCCCGATCTGCCGGTTGTCACGAGCGGCGATCCGTACATGATGTCGCAGGCGGACCAGGACAAGCTGGCCGCGAATCCGCGCTGGTCGCCGGGTTACGCGTCGCCGTCGAGTGCGACGAATTCCGCGTTCTACTTCACGCACAGCACGCGCGAAGCGGCACGCGTGGTTTTCGCGCACGGCTTGTGGCCGGCGGCGATGGCGATCTGGAGCCAGGGCGGCGGCGGTGGTCAAGCCGCGCCGCTGGTGGTGCGCATGGAGGACGCGCGCTGGGTCGACGGCAAGCTGTCCGCCGCGGGGCTCGAAGCGCTGTCGTTCGAGCAGCTCGCGAAGAAGGCGCACGAGTTGGGTCTGGTCACCGGTGCGACGGTGCACGTGTTCAATCGCTGGCAATGGACCGAGTCGGACTTCGAGATCGACGGCAATGTCGAGCGTTTGCCGCTCGATGGGCTTGCGCTTCGATATGGCGACAACGCTTCGGCCGATAAAAAGAAACTGCAAACCACGCCGAACCATTACCGCGTGCTCGATCGGCAGCGCGTGTTCATTCCGCCGGTTCAGCGCAACAACGCGGCCGTGACGTACTACAGCGCGGTCGGCACGCTGGTCGAGCTGTCGGTGCACGAAGCGAGCGGCGAGGTGGACCTGCTCGCGCATCACTCGATCATGGAGTGCGGCAATCAGCTTTCGCCGCAACTCGTATCGGGCCAGCTGCAAGGCGGCCTTGCGATGGGCATCGGCCATGCGCTGCACGAGTATCTGCCGCTCTATGAAGACGGTCCCGGCAACGGCACGTGGAACTTCAATCGCTACCGCTTGCCGCGCGCTACCGACGTCGCCGTCTGGACCCAGACCGGCGAAGTGCTGCCGCCGCTTACCGAGACCGATCCGCCGAAGGGTATTGCCGAAGTGGTGATGATTCCGGTGGTCGGCGCCATCGTGAACGGTATCGCGCACGCAATCGGACATCGCTTTACCCACCTGCCGGTCACCCCGCAACGTATTCAGGAGGTGCTCGCATGA
- a CDS encoding porin, translating to MNKQVFALAVSTALSATSLAIFSLPACAQTSVTLYGVLDEGINYTNNVGRGHVYELASGFAQGSRWGLRGAEELGGGLKAIFQLENGFDVSSGRLNQGGRMFGRQAFVGLSSQPYGTLTFGRQYDSVVDYLAPTTANGNWAGSLFSHPYDNDNTDNSFRLDNSVKYTSPSISGFQFGGVYSFSNDTGFANNRAYSFGGQYTYGGLLVAAAYLQADNPGNGSNGAITANDASFIAARMRVFGGGITYTFGPATAGFVYTNSNYLDPTGNGYLGVTPLVPPGVLLNSLKYQNFEVNGKYQISPMLFVGAQYVYTMETYDASSGGVKPKIHSFGLMADYNLSKRTDVYIQGEYQQVTGDPTYSILDDAFTPGTQSPSSTSKQVVVRAAIRHKF from the coding sequence ATGAACAAGCAAGTGTTCGCGCTGGCTGTCTCCACCGCTTTGTCCGCCACTTCGTTAGCGATTTTCTCCCTGCCTGCCTGTGCCCAGACGAGCGTGACGCTGTACGGCGTACTCGATGAAGGCATCAACTACACCAATAATGTCGGCCGCGGCCATGTCTATGAGCTTGCGAGCGGCTTTGCACAAGGCAGCCGCTGGGGCCTGCGGGGCGCCGAGGAACTGGGCGGCGGCCTGAAAGCGATCTTCCAGCTGGAAAACGGCTTCGACGTCAGTTCCGGTCGGCTAAACCAGGGCGGCCGGATGTTCGGCCGCCAGGCGTTCGTGGGCTTGAGTTCGCAGCCATACGGCACGCTGACCTTCGGACGCCAGTACGACTCGGTGGTCGACTATCTGGCGCCGACCACGGCCAACGGCAACTGGGCCGGTTCGCTGTTCTCCCACCCGTACGATAACGACAACACCGACAACTCATTTCGTCTCGACAACAGCGTCAAGTACACCAGTCCATCGATCTCGGGCTTCCAGTTCGGCGGCGTCTACAGCTTCAGCAACGACACCGGCTTCGCCAACAATCGCGCGTACAGTTTCGGCGGGCAGTACACGTATGGCGGGCTGCTGGTGGCCGCGGCGTACCTGCAGGCCGACAACCCCGGCAACGGTTCAAACGGCGCGATCACCGCGAACGACGCCAGCTTCATCGCCGCCCGCATGCGCGTGTTCGGCGGCGGCATCACGTATACCTTCGGCCCAGCCACTGCCGGCTTCGTTTACACCAACTCGAACTATCTGGACCCGACCGGCAATGGCTATCTCGGCGTGACGCCGCTCGTGCCGCCGGGCGTGCTGTTGAACTCGCTCAAGTATCAGAACTTCGAGGTGAACGGCAAGTATCAGATTTCGCCGATGCTGTTCGTCGGCGCGCAGTACGTGTACACCATGGAAACCTACGATGCCTCGAGCGGCGGCGTGAAGCCGAAGATTCATTCGTTCGGCTTGATGGCGGACTACAACCTGTCCAAACGCACCGACGTGTACATTCAGGGCGAATATCAGCAGGTAACCGGCGACCCAACCTATTCGATTCTGGATGATGCCTTTACGCCGGGCACCCAGTCGCCGTCATCGACGTCGAAGCAGGTCGTGGTGCGCGCCGCGATACGGCATAAGTTCTAG
- a CDS encoding OpgC domain-containing protein, with product MQMSQSRLIELDFFRGLVLLIIVVDHIGGSILSRVTLHAYALCDAAEVFVFLGGFATATAYAALAERRNEASARSRFLRRSLEIYRAFLITAGLMLLVSAVLTAFSIDGPNLATTDLDDLMDTPVAALRDILLFRRQPYLASVLPMYAFFALLVPMILPLARSKPWLLLAGSVALWAGAPAIDAYLPAAPDMHWDFNPFAWQLLFVLGVLARCQPVYQRISAHRFGWLVSLLALAVVAAAAYYKLFIEREPLDASFKQNLSYLRAVNFLAIAWLVANLIQLGWARKFAQWMPWVGMIGRKGLLCFIAGAVISLVVDSVLYAATDGYLNYPLGLVADACAVGALFGVARASDPLRRFATHLWNLRLRTSP from the coding sequence ATGCAAATGTCGCAATCCCGCTTGATCGAGCTCGATTTTTTTCGCGGGCTGGTCCTCCTGATCATCGTCGTCGATCACATCGGCGGCAGCATTCTGTCGCGCGTTACGCTGCATGCCTATGCGCTGTGCGATGCGGCTGAGGTCTTCGTGTTCCTCGGCGGCTTCGCCACCGCAACGGCCTATGCGGCGCTCGCCGAACGGCGTAACGAAGCGAGCGCGCGCAGCCGCTTCCTGCGACGCTCGCTCGAGATCTATCGCGCGTTCCTCATCACAGCCGGCTTGATGCTGCTGGTCAGCGCGGTGCTGACCGCGTTCAGTATCGACGGCCCCAATCTGGCCACTACCGATCTCGACGATCTGATGGACACCCCCGTGGCCGCCCTGCGCGACATCCTGCTATTCCGCCGTCAGCCGTATCTCGCTTCCGTGTTGCCGATGTACGCGTTCTTCGCGCTGCTGGTGCCGATGATCCTGCCGCTCGCGCGCAGCAAGCCATGGCTGCTGCTGGCCGGCAGCGTCGCGCTGTGGGCAGGCGCGCCGGCGATCGACGCCTACCTGCCCGCCGCGCCGGACATGCACTGGGACTTCAACCCGTTTGCCTGGCAGTTGCTGTTCGTGCTCGGCGTGCTGGCACGCTGCCAGCCGGTTTATCAGCGGATCAGCGCGCACCGTTTCGGCTGGCTGGTCAGCTTGCTTGCGCTTGCCGTGGTTGCCGCCGCGGCTTACTACAAGCTCTTCATTGAACGCGAGCCGCTCGATGCAAGCTTCAAGCAAAACCTCTCCTATCTGCGCGCGGTCAATTTTCTTGCGATTGCCTGGCTTGTCGCGAACCTGATCCAGCTCGGCTGGGCAAGGAAGTTCGCTCAATGGATGCCGTGGGTCGGCATGATCGGCCGCAAAGGGCTGCTGTGTTTCATCGCGGGCGCCGTGATTTCGCTGGTCGTCGATTCCGTGCTGTATGCCGCGACCGACGGCTATCTGAACTATCCCCTCGGGCTGGTGGCGGACGCGTGTGCGGTCGGCGCGCTGTTCGGCGTCGCCAGGGCGTCTGACCCGCTCAGGCGCTTCGCAACGCACCTCTGGAACTTGCGTCTCAGAACGTCGCCCTGA
- a CDS encoding alpha/beta hydrolase, whose amino-acid sequence MRLFLHSALLALCAAVGAPASASTVVSRSFHSEALGRDWAYTIYLPTGYRHDAARLPVLYLLHGNNGDANDWLTQGHLQATADALIEHKEMPPVVIVMPQGGTDWYVDRKEKIETAFFGDLLPEIETRYAVATQRGGRMIGGVSMGGFGALRYAMTRPELFCGALLLSPAIYANEPPLASAARRVGVFGDRQFDPHVWHALNYPAQWERYMSQPYRLPMFIAAGDDDLAIQADASSLYTHLRLAGNPAALRIVDGGHTWDVWSALLPAALKYTLGCVKQSARDQEK is encoded by the coding sequence ATGCGTCTATTCCTACATTCCGCACTCCTCGCGCTGTGCGCCGCTGTCGGCGCGCCGGCGAGCGCCAGTACCGTCGTCAGCCGAAGCTTTCATTCCGAAGCGCTCGGCCGTGACTGGGCGTACACGATCTATCTGCCGACCGGCTATCGCCATGACGCCGCGCGCCTTCCCGTACTCTACCTCCTGCACGGCAACAACGGCGACGCCAACGACTGGCTCACGCAGGGCCATCTGCAAGCCACCGCCGACGCACTGATCGAGCACAAGGAGATGCCGCCGGTCGTGATCGTGATGCCGCAAGGCGGCACGGACTGGTATGTCGATCGCAAGGAGAAGATAGAGACCGCGTTCTTCGGCGACCTGCTGCCCGAGATCGAAACGCGCTACGCGGTCGCGACGCAGCGTGGCGGGCGGATGATCGGCGGCGTATCGATGGGCGGTTTCGGCGCGTTGCGCTACGCCATGACGCGACCGGAACTCTTTTGCGGCGCGCTCCTGCTGAGCCCCGCGATCTATGCGAACGAGCCTCCGCTCGCTTCGGCGGCACGCCGCGTCGGGGTGTTCGGCGACCGGCAGTTCGATCCGCACGTCTGGCATGCGCTCAACTATCCGGCGCAATGGGAGCGCTACATGAGCCAGCCGTATCGCCTGCCGATGTTCATCGCCGCCGGCGACGACGACCTGGCGATCCAGGCCGATGCGTCATCGCTTTACACGCATCTTCGGCTGGCGGGAAATCCGGCGGCGCTGCGCATCGTCGACGGCGGCCACACCTGGGATGTCTGGAGCGCGCTGCTGCCCGCCGCGCTGAAATACACGCTGGGCTGCGTCAAACAGTCGGCGCGCGATCAGGAAAAGTAG
- a CDS encoding AI-2E family transporter, protein MISRPPVAPPDSPTPPDCLRKQKTASLVLTIALVLLALWVVRDFIAVVAWASVIAIALWPLLQKAEGSSWLTGRTTLIAVALTLAIALLVVLPVGIGIAQALREAHDMNEWFKAAQENGIPMPDVIQRLPFGVQQISAWWQANLAQPLRDSAAMKGLHSTTVMTLGRHFGARAAHGVMVFAFMLITLFVIFQAGPRLSGALMKGARRGFGDDGAQLLERMAAAVRGTVSGLVVVGLGEGVLLGVAYCVTGLPHVALLAFVTAIAAMLPFCAPLTFGLAALWLFSQGSVAGAVGLAVFGSVVVFVAEHFVRPVLIGNSTRLPFLLVLFGILGGAETFGLLGLFIGPALMTVLMVLWTDLVQ, encoded by the coding sequence ATGATTTCACGCCCCCCCGTAGCGCCACCCGATTCGCCGACACCGCCTGATTGCCTGAGAAAGCAGAAAACGGCTTCACTCGTCCTGACCATCGCTCTCGTGTTGCTGGCGTTGTGGGTGGTGCGCGATTTCATTGCGGTGGTGGCCTGGGCGAGCGTCATTGCGATCGCGCTGTGGCCGCTTTTGCAGAAAGCGGAAGGCAGCAGCTGGCTCACTGGCCGCACGACGCTGATCGCCGTGGCGCTAACCCTTGCAATCGCGTTGCTGGTGGTCCTGCCGGTGGGTATCGGCATTGCCCAGGCGCTGCGCGAAGCCCACGACATGAATGAGTGGTTCAAGGCCGCGCAGGAAAACGGTATTCCGATGCCGGACGTCATCCAGCGCTTGCCGTTCGGCGTGCAACAGATTTCAGCCTGGTGGCAGGCCAATCTCGCTCAGCCGCTGCGCGATTCGGCGGCCATGAAAGGCTTGCACAGCACCACGGTGATGACGCTCGGCCGCCACTTCGGTGCGCGCGCCGCGCACGGCGTGATGGTGTTCGCGTTCATGCTGATCACGCTGTTCGTGATCTTTCAGGCGGGGCCGCGTCTGTCCGGCGCGTTGATGAAAGGCGCGCGGCGCGGCTTCGGCGATGACGGCGCGCAGTTGCTCGAACGCATGGCCGCGGCCGTACGCGGCACGGTGTCGGGACTGGTGGTGGTCGGACTCGGCGAAGGCGTGTTGCTGGGCGTCGCCTATTGCGTGACCGGTTTGCCGCACGTCGCGCTGCTCGCGTTCGTTACGGCGATCGCCGCGATGCTGCCGTTCTGCGCACCGCTCACGTTCGGTCTCGCGGCCTTGTGGCTGTTCTCGCAAGGTTCGGTTGCCGGGGCTGTCGGGCTTGCGGTGTTCGGTTCGGTCGTGGTGTTCGTCGCCGAACATTTCGTGCGGCCGGTGCTGATCGGCAACTCGACGCGATTGCCCTTCCTGCTGGTGCTATTCGGCATTCTCGGCGGGGCGGAGACGTTCGGTTTGCTCGGCCTCTTCATCGGCCCGGCGCTCATGACCGTGCTGATGGTGCTGTGGACCGATCTCGTGCAATAG
- a CDS encoding DUF3331 domain-containing protein: MTLESIPLDGTNGVRIEILERSDTTLVIRWVEPGRCHYGEQRWRRRSAHTSGTCAVTRRKIRRGDAVFKPAERPAPSNASAMICAEVLGELAEA, encoded by the coding sequence ATGACCTTAGAGTCCATCCCCCTTGACGGAACCAATGGCGTACGCATCGAGATTCTCGAGCGCTCCGACACCACGCTGGTGATCCGCTGGGTTGAACCGGGGCGCTGTCATTATGGCGAGCAGCGTTGGCGGCGGCGCTCGGCGCATACGTCGGGAACATGCGCGGTGACACGGCGCAAGATTCGCCGCGGCGACGCGGTGTTCAAACCGGCTGAACGGCCGGCGCCTTCGAATGCTTCGGCAATGATCTGTGCCGAAGTGTTGGGCGAACTGGCTGAAGCCTGA